The Lucilia cuprina isolate Lc7/37 chromosome 5, ASM2204524v1, whole genome shotgun sequence genome includes a window with the following:
- the LOC111688379 gene encoding uncharacterized protein LOC111688379 has translation MDFNRLETKTENWNSLSEEVDIGETLLNILDEVRSLKSEFEKSDEESRQLIQNLKSEIQKLKSKVRTINTNIETELKLLPRLPMNSLEDLREFDDKLPLDDDLRAELKIFLQRCDGRDYALFLRDGLRALVTDELAVNLTWRGTPDKPSVQTFTCFVILRDICLSKFANVNLFDVNRKCQQHFLHAKDRVSKKKSSMGSIKRLTTITSSSHSQTKLPHTEDKISKTKPIVEDVTFPTTPTFSSYSLTVRPMTPDLLEPLPSPPLSTANLPRLPLKTLQSLEEFDDQLLENSKLKRTLKQYINKVGGVDYAKFLRCAFRTMMTDEVALQVTWRGTKEKQSIQEFTIFHIIRDACCAKFPEATKSEINKVCQNHFLYAKDRLKKRSRI, from the exons ATGGATTTTAATCGCCTAGAAACGAAAACTG AAAATTGGAACTCTTTGAGTGAGGAAGTCGATATAGGCgaaactttattaaacattttggaCGAAGTGCGTTCTTTAAAGAGTGAATTTGAAAAAAGCGATGAGGAAAGCAGACAATTAATACAAAATCTTAAAAGTGAAATTCAAAAGCTAAAGTCTAAAGTTAGGACAATAAATACCAATATAGAAACGGAACTAAAGCTGTTGCCCAGGTTGCCAATGAATAGTTTGGAGGATTTAAGGGAATTCGATGATAAGCTGCCTTTAGACGATGACTTAAGAGCTGAATTA aaaatatttctacaaaGATGCGATGGCAGAGATTATGCTCTATTTCTGAGAGATGGCTTGAGGGCACTAGTTACCGATGAGTTGGCGGTAAATTTGACATGGCGTGGAACACCAGACAAACCCAGTGTTcaaacttttacttgttttgtgattttaagag atATCTGTCTATCGAAATTTGCCAATGTAAATCTTTTCGATGTCAATCGCAAATGTCAACAACATTTTCTACACGCTAAAGATAGAGTATCTAAAAAGAAATCATCAATGGGATCTATAAAACGTCTCACAACGATCACTTCTAGTAGCCATAGCCAAACAAAGTTGCCACATACTGaagataaaatttcaaaaactaaaccTATAGTTGAAGATGTAACATTTCCTACAACACCCACTTTTAGCAGCTATAGCCTTACCGTTAGACCTATGACACCTGATCTTTTAGAGCCTCTTCCTTCGCCACCTTTATCAACAGCCAATTTACCTCGGCTACCCTTGAAAACTCTACAAAGTCTAGAAGAATTTGATGATCAACTGctggaaaattcaaaattaaaaagaacattG aaacaatatataaataaagtgGGTGGCGTTGATTATGCGAAATTTTTGCGTTGCGCATTTAGAACAATGATGACTGATGAGGTGGCGTTGCAAGTGACCTGGCGTggtacaaaagaaaaacaaagtattcaagaatttacaatttttcatattataagag ATGCTTGTTGTGCCAAGTTCCCTGAAGCAACTAAATCGGAGATTAATAAAGTCtgtcaaaatcattttctttatGCTAAAGATAGATTGAAAAAGAGATCGAGAATCtaa
- the LOC111688380 gene encoding uncharacterized protein LOC111688380, which produces MSKENNISVKFLIHLVGERPALWDKTSEEYKDRALKETSWREICTFVNENYERMQPKAKQEFTRMITRKWTHIRDSWVKSMKYGYDEETKLPPKPYIYHNELKFMQKILKCKPPRYNLNMSQLSNMHFEEFYRNKNDNNETNEVDNNNEQEEDEDGEVLKTGNLKQEHNHIHENEQYVANEADNDDEAEEDDWPLDDPEVDIEIEEKKLNVKPVTKTRTSIFKSSRNEDEYVPPPVVVSRPTSTSSAPSKNGFTDLYQNRHWNFFQGILPSVNDLDEDHVLQFQSGVIVLLQKLRESQKYQRKPTNRVPSHSLFKGRGRKRKASNDNDYDWPVHNMEVVTRHSRRSTGRSKADPIAAEDMDSQFEYSSDN; this is translated from the exons ATgagcaaagaaaataatattagtgttaaatttttaatacatttagtGGGTGAACGTCCTGCATTGTGGGATAAAACTTCCGAGGAGTATAAAGATCGCGCCTTAAAGGAGACATCATGGCGCGAAATCTGTACGTTTGTCAATGAAAACTACGAACGTATGCAGCCGAAAGCTAAACAAGAATTCa CCCGAATGATTACTCGAAAATGGACCCATATACGTGATTCCTGGGTTAAATCGATGAAATATGGTTACGACGAAGAAACCAAATTACCCCCAAAACCCTATATATATCATAACGAAttgaaatttatgcaaaaaattttgaaatgtaaacCTCCGCGTTATAATCTCAATATGTCACAATTATCTAACATGCATTTTGAGGAATTCTatcgaaataaaaatgataacaATGAAACAAATGAAGTAGATAATAATAACGAACAGGAAGAAGATGAAGATGGCGAAGTTTTGAAAACAGGAAATTTGAAACAGGAACATAACCATATACATGAAAATGAACAATATGTTGCAAATGAGGCGGATAATGATGATGAGGCGGAAGAAGACGATTGGCCATTAGATGACCCAGAGGTAGACATAGAAATagaagagaaaaaattaaatgtaaaaccaGTGACAAAGACACGCACcagtatttttaaaagttcaCGCAATGAAGATGAATATGTTCCTCCACCGGTGGTAGTATCGCGACCCACCTCTACCTCCTCGGCTCCCTCAAAGAATGGCTTTAcagatttatatcaaaatcgTCATTGGAATTTCTTTCAGGGTATTTTACCTTCCGTCAATGACCTGGATGAGGATCATGTTTTGCAATTTCAATCAGGTGTTATAGTTTTACTGCAAAAATTACGTGAATCCCAAAAATATCAACGTAAACCAACCAACCGAGTACCTTCACACTCCTTGTTTAAAGGCCGTGGTAGAAAACGAAAGGCTTCAAATGACAATGATTACGATTGGCCCGTACATAATATGGAAGTCGTTACCAGACATTCACGAAGAAGCACTGGTAGAAGCAAAGCCGATCCTATAGCAGCCGAAGATATGGATTCGCAATTTGAATATTCTTCAGATAATTGA